Below is a genomic region from Vitis riparia cultivar Riparia Gloire de Montpellier isolate 1030 chromosome 5, EGFV_Vit.rip_1.0, whole genome shotgun sequence.
TTCAACTAGGAAAGGTGGAGGAAAAATATTCCTTCAACACTATAAAATTGACCGTCATAGAGAAGAGTATTGTATATCTCACCTCCaatcattttccaatttctaTCTAGGATACATAGAAGCTAAATTTCTTATTCCCACGATCAAAGATTTCATTTCTGCactagcttttttttttttttttatagcaaaaTCTACATTTgttcataattattaaaatatgtttttaattattcctACTCGGAGCATGAATATGAATCATTAATGTTTTGGCACCTTAGTTGTAATGATTACTATcaattgtgtagatattgttcactTTAGGTTCAAAGGGTTTTTACAACCTTAAAACATATCTATAAGcattaaaaactttttccttttttgatgtGGGATATCATAATTACCTCTCATGTAGATACAACATTCTTGTTGTGCCTCACAGAATTGCGGAATCAAACAGATAGATATCTCTCACTGAACCAAACAAACCTCCATACAAAGGTCGAAAATTAGCTTTGatatcattattaaaataactctcacaactatgtagatattgtcgATTCACTTTAGGCCCAATGGACccttacaactttaaaatatgtccATAGGGTTAAAAGGAGttaatacatatataatgttAGGAACTTTTTTCTCTATTTGGTGTGAGATATCACATAAGTGAAGATAGATTATAATAAAAGAATCAAACATATCACAATATTTTGACTTGTATATATGAGTATTAATTGCTAACATGtataaaatcattaatgtttTGACACCTTAGTTCTAATAACCTACTCcaactatgtagatattgtttactTTAGGTTCAAAGGGTTTTCATggctttaaaacatgtttaaaagcACTAGAAACCTTTTCCCCCATCTGATGTGGGAAATCATAACTACCCCTTATGTAAACATAACATTCTCATTGCGTTCCATAGGGTTGTGAAATCAAATAGACAGACATCCCTCATGGGACTAAACAAACCCCTACACCAAGATCAGATATTAGTtctgatatcatttgtaattaTCTGCTtccaatcatgtagatattgctTATTTTGGGTCCAAGAGACCTTACAATTTTATAACACATCTATCAGGTTAaaaagagtttatatatatataatattataaacttaTTTCCCTATCTAGTGTGAAATATCATATTAGTGAAGATAAATTATACTAATAGAAATCAAACATATCATAATGAAAATCAATGCATGCGGGACACCTTGATTTACAGGAATCAAATAAAGacttttatctaatattttatatttgtgatGTTGATCagttatatatctatatatatatatatatagatgggGGTATTTGAAAGGaggataataatatataataatgatGAGAATACATCCAGTACTTCCCAAGAAACTCAACGACCTTTGATATATTGGATGATACAGTTTCCTTCTGGAATATGTTCTCAATATGTTCTAGCATGGAGAGTTGAGAGGGGATTTTGCGTATGAATGATGCATTAGATCTGCATATGCCTAGGTACAGATTTAATCAAGTTCAAGCCACTGCTCTTCTTCTAGTTGCTTGTCTGAATCTGGGGCTTTGCTGTCCAGTTTCATCTACTCACTCCAGGTAATTAAGCTGCTGATCATCACTTCATCTTATTAGGTTTCTCACCTCTTCTCTCGTTCTTCAGTCTAATCGattgtaaaaataatagaagTTATACTTGTCAATTTAGGGAAATGTTCTCAAACACCATTTTTGAAAACCAGCTGCTAAATGTATTTTTTCTGGTATATTTCTTTTATCTGTTTTGGGATCTGATGATAGAATTAGAAACCAACAATGTGCCAAAATGTTCATGTAAGATTTGATTGCTTTTGGTATCACGAGGAATTCGGATTAGTGTTTGGAGGTTTCTCCGAATTTGTGAGACAATTTATACGAGTGGTTAAACACACTAAAATTGGGTGTATTCTCTAATTTAAGTGACATTAGTTCACATATGTAGGGAAAGGAATGGAAAAAACGTTTAGAGTAGGTATAGTACTTCTTTTATGAGTCAGGTTGGTTAATTTGTTGGACCTGGAAATCGGTTACGTGTAGGTTAGGGGAAGTTCCTGTGACAGgtacttatttttaattgaacttATTTTAGATGGTTACATTTTAAGTGGTTCCAGCTGGTTATATTTTAGGTagctctccctctctctctatgtatatatatatatatatatatatatatataaacccaaAAACTCCTCTAACTTTGACATTAATATTGGTTACCATATCACAATTTGTGTTTAAATTCATGAATGTAATTTACGAATGCCTATTGtgaattgaaataattaattgtTTACTTAGTAGCATTAACTATTAGGTGGtcatataaaaatgaataatatatgaattgaaataattaattactCAATTACTTAATTGTATGATCATTCATGAGTCATTCTTAATCTAACTAATCTAATAGAGGTTTGGTTTGAATatggattttatttaattatttattaagtaCCATTATTAATgagtcataattaattaatgaaaaatgaggGGTGGAGGAAGAATATTGGATGATGTGAATgatagaaattgaaaaactgATGCATTTGTGTTTAATATATCAATGTCAACATAACTTAACAACATGGAAAACTCATTCATATCTTAATCTAATGTTGGTGTTTCAGACCTCctctcattttcttattctgaGGATATATACAAGCTAAATTTTGCATTCCCATGACAAATTTTTTTGGGGAAAATGGGTTGCGGcttattgatttgaaaaaatatagaaaaaacaatttcaaattttataaatcatttttagttaaaaatattttaaaatacagaCACTTTTATGTAAGTcagataattattttctaaaatgacattttaatgcttaattataaaataaaattattaaaaaaccaatctcccttttaatttttttttttaattatgaaatttgattttggatttttccCCTCAAAAACAAACATCCTTAGTAATATtgaacaacaataaaataaaaaattttaaaaataaaaaatataattaaactaaaatacttaaaaattaaatacaattaaaaccaaaaaacttgaaaactaaaaataaatattgactTTCATCGTATTATttctaattcattttcaaaatctatatttttaactAGCATATTTTTTGAGTGAAGtgaaagtgattttaattaatatttatttatttatttattgcttttaagcctttttctagttttaatttaattttaaaaaaatttaatttcttgtttcattgttgatgtcaaccaacaaaatttttattcaattttattctctattatataataaaaatttataatatatctctttgtaagatatttttattaacttaaaataataaattagtttttttgatgattttatttcatgttgtcAAATAAAAGGATCATTccaaggaaataattatttgcattctgaaaaaatatatatattttaaaatatttttaaatggaataAAAGTTCGGGttattttttctcatatatttttaaattagagaGTGAAAACCCTCGTAAGGATCGAacagttttcttttcttaaattttttcatcCTCTGGTTGTCTGGCAATTGTATTTCTCACATCCATTCATTTGGTCCACGTAgttgaatgaataaaaatttcgGATTGTTCCCACTTGGATTGAAAAGCAAAGTCTACATCTgttgaaaatatgtttgaataaAGATCTGTGTGAAActtttttgttcctttccttGCAGGGGAAGATGTTGCGTGGAAACTCTACCGTGGAGATGAGAGAGAAGGCGAAAAGGATGTCCATGGAAGGGAGAGAGGAAGAAGCTAGGGAGATCCTAACGAAGCTCGACGACACAGAAGGGGTAGCTGAGTTGGCCGTATGGAGGGTTACAGAGAAACTCAATGTTGTGCTGATTCAAGAACCAGCAGTTTTGGTTGGAGTTGAAGAAGTACAATGGATCCAAAAGAAATTGATGCGTCTTGGGGTCATTTATGGTTATGACTTCACAGAGGAATTAATGGACGCTGCCTATGATTTTGAAGATGTGATTGATGACCTTGTACTTAGAGCAGCTGCAAAACAAAGAAGGGGAAATTGGGAGAGATGTTTTTTATCAATCAGGATTCACAAGAAGCTGGAATTGATCAAGTCTAACATCCCTCATCTTCCTCATGCCCGAGTAGTAGTACCACTCTCTTTGGACGCTCATCAATACTTGGAAGAAATGGAGTGGTCACCCATGTTCTCGATACAGAGTCAGAACCTGGAAAATGCAGTTGTTTCCCCAGTGGAAGAGAAGGTATCAGCTCTGCTTGCTCTGGAGGCACTTCATCCAGATTCAAAGAAGGCGGCCACGCGGGTACTAGACAAATTCAGGTCCCTTGATAGTTTTCTGAAAGGCTTAGAATCAGTAGAAATAGATGATAGAGGAATGGTTTGGATGGAGGAGCTGTCCCATGTTTCCCTTTCGGTCGTGGTTGTAATTCAGGACTTCATCAACAATAACCAACAACTCAGAAAGAGAAGTTGGATGGGATCTTCTTTTGGAAAATCCAAATCTCAGCATGATTTTGGCATGAAGATGGACCAAATATATGCTAAGATAAAAAAACTCTCCATTTCCAAGCCTTAAAAAGACGCCCAAGAACTGGGCCAAAGTAGAAAGCTAAAGTCTAGAGCACCAATATTGCCACAACCAACAATACAAGAACCAGATTTTGCCAGCTTTGCTGATGATGTGCATGTAATGATGACACGGTTACTTGCTCATGATAAGGGTTTCGGTGTGATTACAATTATGGGCATGGAAGGCATTGGGAAGACAACCCTAGCCAAGTTAATCTTTAACAATAAAGCTGTTGTGGATCACTTCCCATTTCGTGTTTGGACATCAACGACTGCTTGTTCAACTCTTAGTGATTTCCATCAAATTCTAGTAGACATGATGGAACAATTGATGAACTACAAGATGAGAGTCACCAGAGATGCATGGGTGAGCATTGAAGACATGCAAAAGCTGAAAGCTTTCTTGATTGATAATAGGTCTCTCATAGTTATGGATGATGCTTCTAACTTTTTTTCCTGGCATGACCTATTCACCATGCTTGGAGATACATCAAATGGGACCAGAATGATTAGGATCACTCGTGAAATGGGTCACGGCGCTTCAAATCCTAAAACAAGGAGTGATTTTCACCTACATCGTTTGCGAGCAAATGATCAGAGTTGGGCATTGTTTACCCATGCTCTGAAGGTAAGCGTACCCCCAGAACTGCAAGAGCTGAAAGAGAAAATTGTAAGAAGATGCGAGGGATTGCCACTGCTGATTGTAAAATTGGCAGAAGCACTCTCACACAAGGATGCAACCATTGAGGAGTGGTCCAGTGCACTTCAACAGCTTTGTCATGACCAAGAAAAAGTGTGGTCCAATATCCTTTGTAGGATCTACACGGATTTGTCCTTCTACATGAGGAGATGTCtattttctctaactttatttCCTCAAGATTTAGATATCCCATCAAGAAGATTAATAGCATTGTGGGTTGCAGAGGATTTGGTGCAAACAGAGGGCAAGAATGGAGCTCCAGAAGATGTTGCAGAGAGTTGTTTACATCTGCTGATAGCCTTTGGAATGGTTCAAGTGACAAAGAAGAAGCTTAATGGGAATGTTAAAACTATTCACCTGCCTAATGCCCTAAGACAATACTGGTTATCCCAAGCCACAACTCTTAGAGATCATATTTACACAAGATCTGAATTGTTCCTAGGCAATGAAATGATCCGCCGTgttagaatttgagaattttatagATACTTTAAGAAATCTGTTGTATCTTTTGTTAACAGTAGGATTAGTTGTAAAGTGTGAAGATCCGTATTTTGtggaatttgtttttgaaaaagctAGATGTGTTAGTTGGGTTTGGTATTGACTCAACAGTAATGTGcctaaaattgtaatatttatatatcCGCATATGAATGAAATCATGtgttcacatggtatcagagcaccaAAAAGATCTTAATAGGACCTGTGAGTGAAAAACAAACCACCCGCAAGGCTTTCTCTAAAAACCCTCATGGCTTCCAGCAATACGTCTGCtctttcaatcctagttttcaaTGGTGAAAACTATCAAGTTTGGGCTATTAAGATGAAAGCTTACCTGAGAGGTCTTGGTTTGTGGCAGTGGGTTGAAACTGAAAGGCAAATACAACCTTTGGGAAACAATCCAATCCTCAATCAAATTAGGgctcatgaagaagaagaagctaaagCTTCAAGAGCTTTATCTTACATCCATGTTACCGTCTCAGAACCAATTTTCACAAGGATTATGGCTTGCGAAACACCAAAAGAGGCATGGGACAAGCTCAAGGAGATGTATTTGGGGAGTGACAGAACTAGGCAAATGCAGATTCTGAATTTGAAGAGGCAATTTGAAGTTTTGAGGATGAAAGACAATGAGTCCATCAAAGAATATGTAGACAGGCTCATGGAAGTTGTTAACAAAATCCGGCTTCTTGGTGAGGATCTAATAGACCAAAGGGTTGTAGAGAAAGTTCTAGTGAGCTTGCTGGAAAGATTTGAGTCCAAGATCTCTTCACTTGAAGACTCAAAGGATTTAACCAAAATTTCCTTGGCTGAGCTTGTTCATGCTTTTGAAGCTCAAGAACAGAGGAGATCAATGAGACaggaagaaagaaatgaagaagcTTTTCTTGCactacaaaaaagaaaagcttcTCAAGgcagaaaggaaaaacaatatGGTGAGAAGAAAGATAAAGAGAAGAATGAGGGCCAAGGAAGGAAAAGTGGTGGCAAGAAGAGATATCCTCCATGTCCTCACTGCAAGAAACAAAGTCATTCagagaattttttttggtataGGCCAAGTGTACAATGCAGATCATGCAAGCAATTTGGTCATGTAGAGAAGGTATGCaagaataaaaatgatcaaTAAGGGGAGCAAGGACAATAAGCACAAATGGCTGAAAATCAGCAGCAACAGGAGCAATTGTTTATTGTTACAAGTCATGCAACGAGCAGCTGCACAAAAACTTGGCTTATTGACAATGGTTGTACAAACCATATGACTCCTGAATAGAGTTATTTCAAGGAGTTGGATCAGTCATATAAGTTGAAAGTGAAGATTGGAAATGGAGATTTGGTTGATGTCAAGGACAAGGAAGTTGTTGTTGTTGAGACTCCAACAGGTATTAAATATATCTCAGATGTGTTGTTTGTGCCTGAAATTAGTCAAAGCTTATTAAGTGTGGGTCAAATGCTAGAGAAGAATTATTCTttgcattttcaaaaaatgtccAGCATTGTTGTTGATAATGTTGGTTGTAAGTTGATGACTATAAAAATGAGAGACAAAAGCTTTCCAATTAAGTGGAAAGAGACTAATTTGCATGCCTATACCATTGTTGTTGATGAGTTTGTGTTGTGGCACAAGAGATTTCGCCATTTTCATTATGCTGCACTTAAACACTTGCATCAGAAAGGCTTAACACAAGGCCTACCTGTCatttgtgatgaaaaaaaatgtgtgtCAAGTCTGTCCATTTGGGAAGCAAAGTAGATTGTTGTTTCCTGTAAACAAGGCCTAGAGAGTTTCAGAAAGGTTGCAATTGATCCATACTGATGTGTGTGGACCAATGAAGACACCCTCGCTGAATGGAAACATGTATTTCATCATGTTCATAGATGATAAAACAAGGATgtgttgggttttttttatGAAGCAAAAATCAGAAGTGGCTGGTGTGTTTCAGAATTTCAAGGCCTTGGTAGAAAATCAAGCAAATTGCAGTATTAAGGTAATAAGATCGGATAATGGGACTGAATATACATCAGACAAGTTTGACAGGTTTTGTGTTGAAGTTAGAATTGTACATCAGTTGACTGTCACTTACtcccctcaacaaaatggagtaagTGAGAGGAAGAATAAAACCATTATGGAGATGACAAGGTGTCTactatttgaaaagaaaatgccCAAGTGTTTCTAGGCAGAAGCTGTTAACACAACAGTGTATTTGTTGAACAAACTTCCAACCAAAGCTGTGAAGAATAAAACTTCATTTGAGGATTGGTATGAAGTTAAACTAGCAGTGGAGCACTTGAAAGTATTTGGGAGTTTGTGTTACACTCATGTGCCAGATGTGAAAAGAGACAAGTTGGACTACAAAGCTAAAATGGGAATCTTCCTGGGATATAGCTCAACCTCTAAGGGCTATAGAGTtttcaatttgaaaacaaaaaaaataatggctAGCAGGGACATCAAAGTTGATGAAGTAGCAGTATGGAACtgggagaaaaatgagatagaagTAGAAGATGTTGATCAAATTGGGGTAACCATTCcccaaatttgaaaagaaactgAAAATGAAGTTGGTGCTGATAACTTAGATGATGTTCTAATAAGAGGAACAAGGTTACTTGATGAAATATATGAGAGATGTGATGTAGCATTACAGGAGCCTACATGTTATGATGAAACTGCTAAAGAAAATGGGTGGAAAGTTGCAATGGAGGAGGAgctaaaaatgataaagaaaaatggaacTTGGTTGTTGGTTGATAGACCCAAAAATCAAAAGATAATTGGAGTTAAGTgggttttcaaaatcaaatataactcaGATGGTTCTGTAAACAAACTTAAGGCCAGATTGGTTATAAAGGGCTATTCTCAAGAGTATGgtgttgatttttcaaatacttttgCTCCAGTGGCTAGGCATGATACTATAAGGCTTCTGGTGGCTTTAGTAGCAAAGATGGGTTGGAAAATTCATCATCTTGATGTGAAGTCTGCCTTTCTAAATGGTATGCTTGAAGAAGATATTTATGTTGAGCAACCAGAAGGATTTCAAGTTTCAGGTTGTGAAGACAAAGTTTACAAGCTCCACAAAGCTCTctatggcttgaaacaagcACCAAGAGCTTGGTATAGTAGAATTGACGCCTATCTGCTGCAGCAAGGATTTAAAAGAAGTGAAAGTGAAGCCACTCTATATGTGTTGAAGGTTCAAGAAAAAGTTCAGCTTATTGTCTCTTTATATGTAGATGACCTGTTGGTTACAGGTTGTAATTCAAAAATCTTGAAGCAATTCATGGTGCAAATGgaaagtgagtttgaaatgtcCAATTTGGGtgagatgaaatattttttgggcATGAAAATTCACCAATGTGAAGTTGGAATCTTCATCTCACAACAGAAGTATACTCTGAAGGTTTTGAAGAAGTTTCATATGGAAATATCCAAATCTATAGCAACTTCTTTGGTTGTGAATGAGAAATTATCAAAGAATGAAGTTAACATCAAAGCAGATGCCTTTGTTTACAGAAGCCTAATAGGTAGTTTGCTCTACTTATCTGCTACAAGGCCAGATTTAATGTTCTCAACAAGCCTACTCTCAAGGTTTATGCACTCACCtagtaaaattcattttaggGTAGCTAAGAGAGTTCTAAGGTACATTAGAGGTACTTTTGACTATGGTTTGTGGTTTGTtaagaaagaaagtaaagaaCTCCAAGGATATGCAGACAGTGATTGGGCAGGAAGTTTAGATGATTCTAAAAGCACTTCTGGTTATGCTTTCTCATTTGGTAGTGGAGTTTTTTCATGGAATTCAAAAAAACAAGAGGTAGTGGCTCAATCCTCAGCAGAAGCTGAGTATATTTCTACAGTAGCAGCTACAAACCAAGCTATTTGGCTAAGGAAACTACTGATTGATTTGGGGCAAAGCCAAGCAGATGGTACTGTAATTTGGGTTGACAACAAGTCAGCCATTGCTATTGCAAAAAACCCTGTGCAGCATGGAAGAACCAAACACATAAATGTGAAGTTTCATGCAATTAGAGAAGCTGAGAAGAATGGTGAAGTCAATCTGGTGCATTGTTGCTCAGAAAATCAGATTGCTGACATATTAACTAAGGCACTTTCCAAAGCCAATTTCAAAGAGCTAAGATCAAGACTTGGAGTCTCTAAGAAAATTCTCAAGGAGGAGTgttagaatttgagaattttatagATACTTTAAGAAATCTGTTGTATCTTTTGTTAATAGTGGGATTAATTGTAAAGGTGTGAAGATCCGTATTTTGtggaatttgtttttgaaaaagctAGATGTGTTAGTTGGGTTTGGTATTGACTCAACAGTAATGTGcctaaaattgtaatatttatatatcagCATATGAATGAAATCTTGTGTTCACGTCTTGTTGATCATCTTGACCAAAAAGATATAAGCTTTGAACATATCCATGGCGGTTACAACACAAGTTCAACTTCTTTGACACATTACTATCAAAATGTCCTCTCTTTTCAGTCATTTGATACTCGAAGAGAAAGAAAACCAGAAAAAGAGGTAGGAAACTTTTTGCAATGGTGCATCTCTAATAGTTGCTTCCTATTACTGCGAGTGCTTGATCTTGAAAATGTATTTAGACCTAATTTTCTTTAGGCACTAGGGGAACTAACTCGACTAAGGTACCTTGGCTTGAGATCTACATTCCTTGAGATGCTTCCATCATCCATAAGCAAGTTGCATAAACTTCAGACACTAGATCTGAAGCATACCAACATCAGCACTCTTCCTAATTCAATCTGGAAGTTGCAACAGCTGCAACACTTGTACTTTAGTGAGGGTTATCGAATTAAACTTAATTCCCAACCAAGTATTGGTTCTCTTACAACCTTCCAGACATTATGTGGGCTATTCGTAGATGAGGAGACTCTAGTAAGAGATGGCCTAAATAGGTTACTTAATCTTAGAAAATTGGGATTGATAGTGTCATCTCAACCAAAGACAATGTCATCACAACTACAAGTAATAGCTGATTGGGTTCTAAATCTAAACCATCTCCGATCTTTAAGGGTCAAATCTATTGATACCAATAACCAACCTTGGGATCTAGAATTGAAGCCTTTAATAGGTAACCCGAAACTTTCTTGCATTTATTTGCTTGGACGGTTGAGGAATCCATCAATTGTATCTGAATTCCCACGTAGTCTCATTGACCTTACGTTATCTGGGTCAGAACTTACAGAAGATCCAATGCAATCATTGGATAAGCTTTCCAACCTAAGAAGTCTTAAATTGTTTGCTAAATCTTATTTAGGGAATAGCATGCTTTGCTTTTTGGGAGGCTTTCCTCGGCTTCGAGTTCTTAAACTATGGAAGTTGGATCAACTAGGGGAATGGAGTGTGGAGAAAGGAGCACTGCAAGCTCTTCGAGATTTAGAGATCAGGTACTGTGAAAGGCTGCCAATGCTTCCCGCAGAATTGCTACACAGCACTTTCTTGAAGATTGAAGTTGAACCTACTAAGTGAGTTCACTACTTGGTctcttgaaatttaatttatgactTGCTTAGCATAACCAGCAGCCTAATACCCCATTGTGATTCCTATGCTTGATTAGGCCGTGAAAAGACAAATAGAAAGGAAACAATGGATGTGACTAACTTCTAGAATGTTCTAGTTTGCTTCTTCATGTTGAGCTTTAGTTTTCATTCCAACGTTCGGATATTGGAGATGTTCAAATACTCGTTGAAGTGAGTCCTAAGTTGCAGCAACCTAGTCTACTTCTACCCATTATGTTGCTGTGCCCATCAATGTTAATTAAGTTATTGTCTTAGACACCTTAAATGCATGTCGTTGTGTAGCTGTTAGTAGAATTTATAACGTGTCTGTGAACTTCATAATCAAGCCATCATGTACTCGATGGAGTTCTGGGTGTGAAATATGTTTTAGAATTTTGCTTTCTGATTGTATTTAGGTGTGATCTTCATAGCAGAATAAATACGTAGATGCTAGTGGGCTCTAACTTTctgcaaagaaaaataatttcctctTTTAGTTGATGAGGTTGTTTACATATCTTAAATAGTCTATTGGAATGCATACATATTGAGCAAATAACATGTATCACCATTCTTTTCATGCAAATGGAAAGCACAAGAAACACAAATTTGTTGGCAAGATTGCCTGTATGGATGGATGGTAAGATCGATTCACTCTCAACAAACACGTCGATTATCCTCCACCTCTGTTagatgttgagatattaggatattagttgttctttccttatatcattccttccttgtatcattttttccctttcttagaatggtgattaccctctatatatactctgtacatgaacaaatgaaataatcaatgaaaaactaccattcatcaatttgaagttggtatcagagccatggaactgaaatcctggatattttgtcggtAAGGCCATCCATTGCCCCtcttggtgaaaaaaaaaaaaaaaaaaaagtgaaaaaaatactattgtttTGCAATCTGAAGGTACTTTTCATCCAGtaattattttgactgaatcaaactatgacgtttggtcacaactcgtgGAAATGCATATTGTCGAACTagaaaaactttcctacattCGAGGTAAGACAAATCCACCAAAAGAGTTAGAAGATGGATATGATATGCTAAGAATCAAAAAGTGAAGAGATGGTTGTTAATGTCCATGAGTCCAGAAATTATGAAGCTTTACTTACACTTACCCACCACTTAAGAAATTTGGAGTGCATTATCAAAGGTCTTCtatgatggaagtgatgaattacaatttttcactttgaataaaaaagtcTTCACTGCTAAACAAAGCGACAGGTCTCTTTTTGAATATTATGGAGagttaattgaatttttttgtgaATTGGATCATTGGGATAAGGTAGTCATGAAAGACCCTGAGGACATTACAGCATACCGAAAATCCATTGAACGACATCGGGTGTACATCTTTCTTGTTGGATTGGATGGTGACTTTGAGCAAGTTCGAGGAGAGATTCTACGCAAAGATCCTCTTCCCGATTTGGAAGAATGCTATGCACTGATTCGATAAGAGGCAATGCGTCATGCTAGTATGAAAGCAGAATTTGACGACCTTGATACCTCAGCTATGGTAGTCCAATAGCGATCCATCCAGAATTGGCAAGACcaatccaagaccaaccatcctaagacagaccctaatattgataagtcaaccttcaaatgcattcactgcaataagactggtcataccaagagtcgttgctttgaaattgtgggatatccagactggt
It encodes:
- the LOC117915301 gene encoding disease resistance RPP13-like protein 4 produces the protein MTRLLAHDKGFGVITIMGMEGIGKTTLAKLIFNNKAVVDHFPFRVWTSTTACSTLSDFHQILVDMMEQLMNYKMRVTRDAWVSIEDMQKLKAFLIDNRSLIVMDDASNFFSWHDLFTMLGDTSNGTRMIRITREMGHGASNPKTRSDFHLHRLRANDQSWALFTHALKVSVPPELQELKEKIVRRCEGLPLLIVKLAEALSHKDATIEEWSSALQQLCHDQEKVWSNILCRIYTDLSFYMRRCLFSLTLFPQDLDIPSRRLIALWVAEDLVQTEGKNGAPEDVAESCLHLLIAFGMVQVTKKKLNGNVKTIHLPNALRQYWLSQATTLRDHIYTRSELFLGNEMIRRVRI